The following are encoded in a window of Brettanomyces bruxellensis chromosome 9, complete sequence genomic DNA:
- a CDS encoding uncharacterized protein (BUSCO:EOG0926248W), with amino-acid sequence MNSYNNQGYAYNAGQNQQQANLFQAQPTGYQFGAQVQQPQATGWGIQPQMMSQQTGYQTQPQNQQQQPIGVQQTGFQPRTSFGQKLQAQVTGWQAPQQQETPPQSGFQAQPQTSFQAQPQNGFQAPPQTSFQAQPQMQFKPLMAQPTGVFIRSLNETSTQPKKNTELKIPNIRLSFISARDQERFQGIFRQNIRAGENAVDGSTARQILMRSNLDASTLAQIWELCDTNKSGKLLFPEFALALYLCNRAIRGDAVPSALPSKVHNEVTSFVDTINFGVPDSQEREDSQNGIGSQNGFAPQTTGFAPQTTGFAPQTTGFAPQTTGFAPQTTGFAPQTTGYGAQPPVTFNSQPTGVAGQPKPLALQPTGVQVSPQALNLQPTGVQVQQTGFGMPPQTSFVAQPTGGYGLGVQPTGLVAQPTGKPGQWGFVSMPTGNLPGLDMMKTQFMPNATQANYNMAASMGGTRASNVTWAITKPEKQIYDNIFRKWDTEKNGYVSGEVAISVFGKSGLSRSDLESIWNLADIGNKGKLDKDEFSVAMHLIYRRLNGFDIPTQLPPELVPPSSRLLQETMHAMKNQLKDGSGNGKSAAGTSAGSVSAASFRNNDDDIEYVSSARHRSYRQPKNEDEEDLEESGQKSGEKPRQKSVLDRLRKQIREKKILLDSADAQDEDRQREMDSDMREINSLKEQIQNLQTRIEDSASGTSAEEKRKLMQRLQKSFGQVPSLVDEIRRVADQVSATKLELYRCKLQKSNPTGISIKGTGPNGEVTNRDRRIAKQKALIQARMARLTGRPAPNIDAFESNEEKLEQESKKARQEAEETTGAVQDIDASIGEMVKDIQSSLSVSNTSEAGYRKWELAEGVVSGAVRSFIGQLNGARRQMPHNAASSNVPPQNAAVSSGLATISGAVQQARSNVEDRAKRIKEKAEKRMRDRLAKLGIRTRREDEAVKVEEVEEVGKAASEAVPNAVPKTVPKAALKTAPKAALQQPKPSTPPQHAAVEPIETAEEDEDEEDEEIKALLAQKKALEEKEKEHKRKKQERRARRIAELKAQMEALRKEEADDSSEDEVPVKKETRPVAPPPVPASRVVSGSSKAGSAEKAAGNAEKAAGGVPAINNNPFAHMAKAEPAQKAGEKAEKPEKAEKSKAEVMRNNNPFFKSAHKGPEIDTQKLEAQRAAQRGLGDDGWSDEEESKGENEDSDDEIPSSSKQAALADMLFGGGSRQNSVKTDDEKGRSGSDKAEEKKEEEKSELTGQATSQEETEDEWADAASKAPSSGVSGENTQEGSREGSAPAEIPPAPPIPEVSAPVAPPIPEGSVPEASAPVPPPVPQTSAPLPPPVPQSSAPILPPVPQSSAPIPPPVPQASAPAKNSSAEIPQNTIGALLGEINVGTKLRKVDKSQQHITTGATVGRVL; translated from the coding sequence ATGAATTCATACAACAACCAAGGCTATGCATACAATGCAGGCCAAAACCAGCAGCAGGCGAATCTCTTTCAGGCACAGCCGACCGGGTACCAGTTTGGTGCACAGGTTCAGCAACCTCAGGCTACAGGATGGGGGATTCAACCTCAGATGATGTCTCAACAGACAGGATACCAGACACAGCCACAGAaccagcagcagcagccaATAGGAGTGCAGCAGACGGGATTTCAGCCACGCACCTCGTTTGGGCAGAAGTTGCAGGCACAGGTTACCGGCTGGCAGGCCCCACAACAACAGGAAACACCGCCACAAAGTGGCTTTCAAGCACAGCCACAGACAAGTTTCCAGGCACAACCACAAAATGGCTTTCAAGCACCGCCACAAACAAGCTTCCAGGCACAGCCACAGATGCAGTTCAAGCCGCTCATGGCTCAGCCAACGGGTGTGTTCATTCGTTCCCTTAACGAAACCTCAACACAGCCAAAAAAGAACACAGAGCTCAAGATTCCAAATATCCGGTTGTCGTTTATCAGTGCACGTGACCAGGAGAGATTCCAGGGCATCTTCCGGCAGAATATTAGGGCAGGCGAGAATGCAGTGGATGGATCTACTGCCAGACAGATTCTAATGCGGTCAAACTTGGATGCTTCGACACTTGCCCAAATCTGGGAGTTATGTGACACGAACAAGTCCGgaaagcttctttttccgGAGTTTGCACTTGCCTTGTATCTCTGCAATCGGGCAATACGGGGAGATGCCGTTCCGTCGGCACTTCCAAGCAAGGTTCACAACGAGGTTACCAGTTTTGTTGATACAATCAATTTTGGAGTTCCTGACTCACAGGAGAGGGAGGATAGTCAGAATGGAATTGGGTCACAGAATGGATTTGCACCTCAAACGACCGGATTTGCACCTCAAACGACCGGATTTGCACCCCAAACTACCGGGTTTGCACCCCAAACTACCGGGTTTGCACCCCAAACTACCGGATTTGCACCCCAAACGACTGGATATGGTGCACAGCCTCCAGTCACATTCAACTCGCAGCCAACTGGTGTTGCAGGCCAGCCCAAACCGCTTGCCTTGCAGCCAACTGGTGTACAGGTGTCTCCTCAGGCTCTGAACCTCCAGCCGACTGGTGTACAGGTGCAGCAGACCGGGTTCGGAATGCCTCCACAAACATCATTTGTGGCGCAGCCAACCGGCGGGTACGGTCTCGGTGTGCAGCCGACGGGACTTGTGGCTCAACCGACGGGAAAACCGGGTCAATGGGGATTTGTGTCGATGCCAACGGGAAATTTGCCCGGTTTGGACATGATGAAAACACAGTTTATGCCCAATGCAACCCAGGCAAACTATAATATGGCGGCCTCAATGGGTGGAACCAGGGCTTCAAATGTCACGTGGGCAATCACAAAACCAGAAAAGCAGATCTACGACAACATCTTCAGGAAGTGGGACACCGAGAAAAACGGATACGTGAGCGGGGAGGTTGCAATTTCCGTTTTCGGCAAGTCCGGGTTGAGCAGAAGCGACTTGGAGTCGATCTGGAACTTGGCAGATATCGGAAATAAGGGCAAATTGGACAAAGACGAGTTCAGCGTTGCCATGCACTTGATCTATCGGCGTTTGAACGGATTCGACATCCCTACACAGCTTCCCCCTGAGTTGGTTCCTCCTTCCTCGCGTCTTTTGCAGGAGACGATGCATGCAATGAAGAATCAGCTCAAGGATGGTTCCGGAAACGGTAAAAGTGCCGCCGGCACGTCCGCTGGAAGCGTTTCTGCCGCCTCGTTCAGAAACAACGACGACGACATCGAGTATGTGAGTAGTGCACGGCACAGAAGCTACAGACAACCGAAGAacgaggatgaagaagatttgGAGGAGTCAGGCCAGAAGTCAGGTGAGAAACCTCGGCAGAAATCCGTGCTTGACCGTTTGCGGAAGCAGATTCGCGAGAAGAAGATCTTGCTCGATTCGGCAGATGCACAGGATGAAGACCGGCAGAGAGAGATGGACTCGGATATGAGAGAAATCAACTCCCTGAAAGAGCAGATCCAGAATCTTCAGACCCGGATCGAGGACTCGGCAAGCGGCACTTCGGCCgaggagaagagaaagctgATGCAGCGTCTTCAGAAGTCGTTTGGGCAGGTTCCATCACTTGTGGATGAGATCAGGCGGGTTGCAGATCAGGTGAGTGCAACAAAGCTGGAGTTGTACCGGTGCAAATTGCAGAAAAGCAACCCTACAGGCATTTCGATTAAAGGTACGGGACCAAACGGCGAGGTAACAAACAGAGACAGGAGAATTGCCAAGCAGAAAGCATTGATCCAGGCCAGAATGGCACGGTTAACCGGTCGGCCGGCTCCAAACATCGATGCCTTTGAAAGCAACGAGGAAAAACTCGAGCAGGAGTCGAAGAAGGCGCGGCAGGAGGCTGAGGAGACTACTGGGGCCGTCCAGGacatcgacgcgtcgattgGCGAGATGGTCAAGGACATCCAGTCTTCTTTATCTGTGAGCAACACCTCTGAGGCCGGTTACAGGAAGTGGGAGTTGGCCGAGGGTGTTGTTTCAGGCGCAGTTAGGAGTTTTATTGGCCAGCTAAACGGTGCCAGGAGGCAGATGCCGCATAATGCAGCAAGCAGCAATGTGCCACCACAAAATGCTGCGGTGTCTTCAGGTTTGGCCACCATATCTGGGGCAGTTCAGCAGGCAAGAAGCAATGTGGAGGATCGTGCGAAGCGGATCAAGGAGAAGGCCGAGAAGAGGATGAGGGATCGGTTGGCAAAACTTGGGATTAGGACTCGGAGAGAGGACGAGGCAGTGAAGGTGGAAGAAGTGGAAGAAGTGGGAAAAGCAGCCTCAGAAGCAGTTCCAAACGCAGTTCCAAAAACAGTTCCAAAAGCAGCCCTCAAAACAGCTCCAAAAGCAGCTTTACAACAACCTAAACCTTCTACTCCTCCCCAACATGCTGCTGTAGAACCAATCGAGACTGCCGAAGAAGACGAAgacgaagaagatgaggaaatcAAAGCTCTTCTCGCACAAAAAAAGGCCttggaagaaaaggaaaaagagcacAAGCGGAAGAAGCAGGAAAGACGTGCAAGGAGAATTGCAGAGTTGAAAGCACAGATGGAGGCCttgagaaaagaagaggcaGATGACAGCAGTGAAGATGAGGTTCCAGTTAAAAAGGAAACTCGGCCTGTTGCACCGCCTCCAGTACCAGCTTCACGTGTTGTTTCTGGCAGTAGCAAGGCAGGCAGTGcagaaaaagcagcaggaaatgcagaaaaagcGGCAGGTGGAGTTCCGGCAATCAATAACAATCCATTTGCACACATGGCAAAGGCAGAACCTGCACAGAAAGCAGGTGAGAAGGCAGAAAAACCGGAGAAAGCCGAGAAATCCAAAGCTGAGGTTATGAGAAACAACAATCCGTTCTTCAAGTCTGCACACAAAGGGCCGGAAATCGACACGCAGAAGTTGGAAGCACAGCGTGCTGCACAGAGAGGTCTTGGAGATGATGGATGGTCCGATGAGGAAGAGAGCAAGGGGGAGAATGAagatagtgatgatgagatTCCAAGCAGCTCAAAGCAGGCTGCGTTGGCCGACATGCTCTTTGGGGGTGGCAGCCGGCAGAATAGTGTAAAAACCGATGATGAGAAGGGAAGAAGTGGAAGTGACAAGgctgaagaaaagaaggaagaggagaaaagcGAGCTAACTGGCCAGGCAACGTCTCAGGAAGAAACAGAAGATGAGTGGGCGGATGCTGCTTCTAAGGCCCCAAGTTCTGGTGTAAGTGGTGAAAATACGCAAGAAGGTTCAAGAGAGGGATCTGCACCGGCGGAAATTCCACCTGCACCTCCTATTCCAGAAGTTTCTGCACCTGTTGCACCTCCTATTCCGGAAGGATCGGTTCCAGAAGCTTCTGCACCAGTACCACCTCCTGTTCCTCAAACTTCAGCACCACTTCCACCCCCTGTTCCCCAGTCTTCAGCACCAATTCTACCCCCTGTTCCCCAGTCTTCAGCACCAATTCCACCCCCTGTTCCCCAAGCTTCAGCTCCAGCCAAAAATTCTTCAGCTGAAATTCCGCAGAATACAATCGGTGCATTGCTCGGCGAAATAAACGTAGGAACTAAGCTCAGAAAAGTGGACAAGTCGCAGCAACATATCACCACAGGTGCTACTGTTGGCAGAGTGCTATAA